One Helianthus annuus cultivar XRQ/B chromosome 12, HanXRQr2.0-SUNRISE, whole genome shotgun sequence genomic region harbors:
- the LOC110890580 gene encoding uncharacterized protein LOC110890580, whose translation MSEEHQEAPASEEGPVPVLRWDLGLFEQIVRSFRFPPEWDARYPAQGQTAADAPPGYITLFEDFFLQGNFRLPATNFFGSILSYYKFHISQLSPPGMVRVRHFEFLCQSHGIEPTVNKFRVFYQLQRTMGFFSFASRGTAKKILLNPPKSFHDWKPKFFFIREEVLPIAMPFREWTEVIPKEDLPIPKSAQWYQQLTATPNRVFGENVLVAAKMSDQWSPSSRELPVLKIGDQETQLYQAAFPAFGGSMGVRPLRDDEEGWYDQIKGNFMFPAADAFASPPDATEGVLRDLGVDPEEKKKKPSKKKKKADVEVTSKGPGASRATTAAVKAMGKTGAGGSKGSGSAGSRNPDADATPSQPEDEEEEEEETAPLIGRKRGRSEATTGMASAPVSVVIPVVGKKSKLRSLYQFSPEIKKKTPEKGVKFVEPSTKRPKVATEPSDSAARDAAKTAEAQRKAEEDRRKEESRIAAQKKAEELKRKEEEEKKRKEEEERKLEAERKRKAEEERKLREEADRQRKAEEARKERAADQSSVQGQSGVPKPPPAAPIVTSKGLGRYVSSGASSGRAGGYNPNVIGAKDTVGDIYYKTYTEAERGDAPHQAPWSLRQKDTFVEFGPSRDWYLNQFTPGEVNRQKAKPHEMLYRTYILAEANARSANHQIVR comes from the exons ATGAGCGAAGAACATCAAGAAGCTCCTGCTAGTGAGGAGGGGCCAGTCCCAGTCCTGAGATGGGACTTAGGTTTATTCGAACAGATCGTTCGAAGTTTTAGGtttccaccggagtgggatgcccggTACCCTGCTCAGGGTCAGACCGCGGCTGATGCCCCCCCCGGTTACATTACTTTGTTCGAAGACTTCTTCCTTCAAGGAAACTTCCGGCTGCCGGCGACTAACTTCTTTGGTAGCATATTGTCCTACTACAAGTTTCATATCTCACAGTTAAGCCCACCTGGGATGGTGAGGGTGAGGCACTTTGAGTTCTTGTGTCAATCTCACGGCATTGAGCCGACGGTGAATAAGTTTCGTGTCTTCTATCAACTGCAAAGAAcaatggggttcttttcttttgCTAGCCGTGGTACGGCTAAGAAGATTTTGTTGAATCCTCCcaagagtttccatgactggaaacccAAGTTCTTCTTCATCCGGGAGGAAGTCTTGCCAATAGCTATGCCGTTTAGGGAATGGACCGAGGTTATACCAAAGGAGGACCTTCCTATACCGAAGTCTGCTCAGTGGTATCAGCAACTTACCGCAACCCCTAACCGGGTATTTGGGGAGAATGTTCTGGTTGCTGCcaagatgagtgaccagtggtcacctaGTAGCAGGGAACTCCCGGTCTTGAAGATCGGGGATCAAG AGACGCAACTCTATCAGGCTGCCTTCCCAGCCTTTGGTGGCTCCATGGGCGTTCGCCCTCTGCGCGATGATGAGGAAGGCTGGTATGACCAGATAAAGGGGAACTTCATGTTTCCTGCTGCTGACGCCTTCGCCTCGCCGCCGGATGCAACTGAAG gtgtgttgcgcgatcTGGGGGTTGAcccagaggagaagaagaagaaaccttcgaagaagaaaaagaaggcgGATGTTGAAGTGACCAGCAAGGGTCCTGGCGCCAGTCGCGCAACTACTGCTGCTGTCAAAG CTATGGGAAAGACTGGCGCTGGTGGGTCAAAGGgctctgggagcgcgggttctcgtaaccccGATGCTGACGCAACTCCATCTCAACCtgaggatgaagaagaagaggaagaagagactGCCCCGTTGATTGGAAGAAAGAGGGGTAGAAGCGAGGCGACAACTGGTATGGCCTCTGCGCCTGTTTCagttgttattcccgttgttgGGAAGAAGAGCAAGTTGCGCTCGTTATACCAGTTTTCTCCTG agatcaagaagaagacccctgaaaagGGGGTTAAGTTTGTTGAACCTAGCACGAAAAGACCTAAGGTTGCCACTGAACCTTCCGATTCTGCTGCGCGTGATGCTGCGAAAACTGCTGAAGCGCAGCGAAAGGCAGAAGAGGATCGGAGGAAAGAAGAGAGTAGGATTGCTGCGCAGAAGAAGGCTGAAGAGCTAAAGCgcaaagaagaggaagagaaaaagaggaaAGAGGAGGAGGAGAGAAAGCTGGAGGCGGAGAGGAAGAGGAAAGCGGAAGAGGAGAGAAAGCTGAGGGAAGAGGCGGATAGGCAGAGGAAGGCGGAAGAGGCGAGGAAAGAAAGAGCTGCCGATCAGTCTTCTGTTCAAGGGCAGTCTGGTGTCCCAAAACCTCCCCCTGCTGCGCCGATTGTTACTTCTAAGGGGTTAGGGCGCTATGTGTCTAGTGGTGCAAGCTCTGGAAGAGCTGGGGGCTATAACCCCAATGTGATAGGTGCGAAGGATACCGTCGGGGACATATATTATAAAACTTATACTGAAGCGGAACGTGGTGATGCTCCTCATCAAGCCCCTTGGAGCTTAAGGCAGAAGGATACGTTTGTTGAATTTGGTCCTTCTCGCGATTGGTACTTGAACCAATTCACCCCTGGCGAAGTTAACCGTCAAAAGGCGAAGCCGCATGAAATGTTGTACCGCACTTACATTCTTGCCGAGGCCAACGCTCGATCTGCTAACCATCAGATAGTTC GCTAA